TACAGTAATACTGTTCAGGTGCAACACTACAGAAGACCCGAAATTTCAGCCAGCACACAAATGGAAGCAATGAATGGTTTATTGAGAATGGGGGTATGGGACAACCAGCAGCCGGACTAGGAACCACTGAGAATGGAGAAACAGGTTAGTGTCAACAGGTGTGGAATGCTCAAACGGGAAAGCCACTAAACTTCTCAGAAAGTTGTAGGAAGCTCAGGTAGGTCCTTGGTTCTTCAGGGAAGCTGTGACGACAAATCGCCTCCAGGGGTATTGATCGCAGGGGAAATAAACTCAGGAAAAAAATGAGCTCAGATGTCAAAAACCAAGGCAAGGTCAGAATCAGACAGGCAGATAAACTTATCTGGGGGAAACAGAAACCAGTAGAGTGTCCGACGTGGGCTGGGCAAGGCAGAGAAATCCGAGAGGCAAAACGTGGTCAAGATCATGGTCAGGCAAGGAGGTAACGCTGGATATCTACTCACACCAAAGGGCTTtcaaaatacactgcctggccaaaaaaaaagtcgccaccaaaaaatggtcacactctctaatattttgttggaccgcctttagctttgattacagcccacattcgctgtggcattgtttcaataagcttctgcagtgtcacaagatttatttccatccagtgttgcattaatctttcaccaagatcttgtattgatgatgggagagtctgaccactgcgcaaagccttctccagcacatcccaaagattctcaatggggttaaggtctggactctgtggtggccaatccatgtgtgaaaaagatgtctcatgctccctgaaccactctttcacaatgtgagcccgatgaatcctggcattgtcatcttggaatatgcccgttccatttgggaagacaaaatctattgatggaataacctggtcattcagtatattcaggtagtcagctgacctcattctttgggcacacaatgttgctgaacctagacctgaccaactgcagcaaccccagatcatagcactgcccccacaggcttgtacagtaggcactaggcatgatgggtgcatcacttcacctgcctctcttcttaccctgatgcgcccatcactctggaacaggctaaatctggactcatcagaccacatgaccctcttccattcctccagagtccaatctttatgctccctagcaaactgaagcctttttttctggttagccttactgattagaggttttcttacggctacacagctgttcaatcccaaccccttgagttcccttcgcattgtgcgtgtggaaatgcttttgcgttcacaattaaacatactcctgagttctgctgttgtttttctttgatttgatttgaccaaacgtttaagtaatcgccgatcacgatcattcaggatttttttccgaccacatttcttcctggaacacgatggttccccaccatccttccagtttttaatgatgcgttggacagttcttaacccaattctagtagtttctgcaatctccttagatgttttctctgcttgatgcatgccaatgatttgacccttcttaaacagactaacgtcttttccacgaccacaggatgtgtcttttgccatggttgtttaagaaatgaggagttactcattgcatcagctggggttaaataacttgttgccagctgaaagataatcgcctatgcagtacttatccaataggaggcttgtacctatttgcttagttaaatccaggtggcgactttttttttggccaggcagtgtactGTCTGCCTGTCTGAGGCTGAATGTAACTGCTGGTGAGCAGGTGGATGGTATGAACCTGATTGCAGCGGTGAGAGCTGAGGAGGGAAACAGCGCAGAGCAGAATCATAACATCAGGTTAATAACATGAACtgtaaaataacaataaaatgtcttgtcTAACATTTACTGTTATTTTACCGTTAATTTACTGTAGTTCAATTTACAGTAATATACAGTTACTATAATAATGCTAAATCAGAAACATCAAAATTCAACATTGTCCCTTGCTGGGATGTCAGCTGGTTGTCTCAGTTTCTGATGGAGATGTACCAGCAGCCTCTGCAGTGATAAATATCCTGGCTGGATGGATTTGGAGACAAAAGGGTAAAACcttcatgtaaatgtaaatgtgtttaatggCACTACACACCATGAAGTAGTCagattttactgtttattattgtaaattatGGTGACGTGTGATCTTCATAAAACAGCTATGCTAAATATGAAAAGTTTAGACAAGTATATTTGCAGAGTGACATACTCCAAGCTCAGTGCATTTATATTGGTCTGCTATAATTGTTTTGAAAGAACAAttgaaatatataaacataactGGTCAGTATGATACAGTTGGCacttatgttttttatattgaaaCACAAGCTGAGAGGCATACAGATGAAATGGCAGAACTGACAAGGCTTCTGGAAATGTGTCAAGgtggaaaaaaggaagagagcACCGGCTATGGATTTATGGGAGCCCGCTGCCTCATTCTGTAAATACCCGTaagataaaaacaaccaaaaaataaaGCAGTTCAAACACCCTTTAATGAAagcaccacaaaaaaaaacaatacaccCAAAATGAGCTTGCATCAGAGCTGTTCAAAAATCACCGTTCAGGACTGCTTCTAAAGAAAGAAAGGTTTGTTTCCAGCATCTCAAGCATGAAGCAGTTTATTatagaaaacagcagaaaccgAAGCGCCGCCTCGAGTTAGAAAGACCGTGATATAAAAGCGGTAGCTCCACTACAGCGGCTTTCTTCACTTGCTCTTGGCCGGTTTCTCGGTTTTCTTCGGGAGGAGGACAGCCTGGATGTTGGGCAGGACCCCCCCTTGAGCGATGGTCACACCTCCCAGCAGCTTGTTAAGCTCCTCGTCGTTGCGCACGGCAAGTTGCAGGTGGCGGGGGATGATCCGGGTCTTCTTGTTGTCCCTCGCCGCGTTGCCTGCCAGCTCCAGGATCTCGGCGGTCAAATACTCCAGTACCGCCGCCAGATACACCGGGGCTCCGGCGCCGACGCGCTCCGCGTAGTTCCCTTTGCGGAGCAGCCTGTGGACTCGACCAACCGGGAACTGGAGCCCGGCTCGAGAGGATCGAGACTTGGCCTTGGCCCTGGCTTTGCCTCCGGTCTTCCCTCTGCCAGACATGGCTACAGATGGCGGTTTATCCCAGAGCGGTGCGGGGCAACGCCTCAACCTTTATGTGGCGTAGCTTGGTGACTGATGATGGCTCCTGTCCCGGTGTCCTTACGTATCAGTGAGACGCACGACTGTAAATTCGTTGCAGCAATACGTTAACCCCTCCGCCATATTGGGAGAGGAACACAGGGCGGTCTTGTGAGCgaggagctgcagttttcaCATGGTTTACTTCTTCTAAACTAACCCTAAAAATGAAGTGAGTCTTACCAAGATGTTTTAAAGATAAATCTTATCGAGTCTACAGTATCGATTCACTCTACAGTTATAACCAGTAGATCACAGTAGCTACCAAGACTAAAACAGCTTTTATCTTCAGTTCTACatttgaattgaaatatttaaaactgtccTCTGCTGGAGCCCAGCTCCAGGAACCTAGAATTGAATGATCAAACGATTTTAGCTGGATTCTCAGACAGCTCCATCTGTGCTAATAGCAGACTGCACTGAATCTGGTCTTACTGTGCCATGGCAACCAtgaagtgtaaatattttttagtgaCTTGCAGACAGATGTGAACTGGAAGGTCCCATCTGTTGTTCATTACATGAATAACTTTATCTGGATTTTCAGCACTATTACTAAACTCCCAGCTCCACAGTCTTTGCTGATCATCCAAGAATCAGAAATATCCAAAAAACCTTTCAACCTGCAAAATACTATTTTACCATCAGAATGTCtgaattccatttatttgcTTGTGAATGGAATTTATGTCACTTATTTTGGAACTAGGTAGACCActtgtttaaaagttgaaatgtcTCATGAGATCATGATGGCGGGTAGGTTCCCACGTGGCTGTGCTGAGTTCTGCTCCTGATCTCAAGCCTTTTGAAGAGCGATTTGGATGTTAACCTACTCTTCTATAAAATACCATTAGCAGAACtacatgtttaaaaacatttagcttcagGAAAACTTTCAAGCAATTCATACCACTTCTGTTTCCCTTTaaatctgtcatttattttttcatgaataaatgacagatttattccagttggaaaaaaaaaaaaacagtgatggAGGTGGGTGTGTATGTGCCAATAAACAGAACACTCTTCCATATGGTTGCCCTGATCAAAAATGTTCTGATGTTTAAAAGGTACACTTAAAAAATATCCAAAGGGATTCCCAACCAAGTTATGAGTTGGTCTAAGGAAGTAATTCATCATGCAATAAGTCTGATATGTTTCCACCCAAAATATAGCACAGATACAGCTGTGTTGACCACCTGCACCACAGATGTCATTAGAAAGTTGCTAggctttaaaaaatatcttagaACTGAATCTAATCAGATGTTGCTATGGACTCAGGGACATTGTCAACTTTTTCAGTCACTCCAAAGTAAAATCAAACATGGGttcatactcaaaaaaatataataatttaaaaagaaaaaactttatttatggtttagaaacaaacatttcatctCTTTTTACTGCCTTTATTTATTCCCTTCAAAGAACCACAAATTAAACCTAAAGGCCCCTCTCCCCCAAGGCTATTCTGGTGAAGCCAATGTGGTAACAATGTGCATCACATATGTGTTTCTTGAACTAAAGTGGTAAAGAAGGACCGACACCAACCAGGTTCTGAACTGGTTCTATAAAACCACTAAGTTGAATTACTTAGTTTGCCACATCATCATTTCTAACATCTGTTTCAACCTACTTTAGATCATCATTTTTCACTTCTCATAGAGAGACACTTTATCTTAACAGATCCCATTATTTCTATTATGCACCAACAGTGAGTCcatgtgaacacacacacacacacactacagaCATGAAGTGAAAAATGGGACTGTAGAAGCTCAATGTGACACATCGGTCTAAATTCCCAACATTACAGGAGGGGCCTGATGTTACGTCAGTGTTTTGATTAGTCTATAACTGAAACTAACTCCGGAGTTTTAAACGTAGAactcaaattttattttctagtggGTTCTATATGAGCATCTCTCCTGTCTCTGACCAGACTGAGACAGAACCAGTTTTACAGTGCCGAGATTGGTCTTTTCATTTCATGAGACAACAACTGGTAACAGCTCAGATTTAGCACAAGAACCagtttaaagagaaataaaaacaaaaaacccattCTGGGTGTTTAACAGTGAAAACCAATGACACTTCTTCACAGATATATTTACCATTCACACATTTAAGTAAAAGAAAGACTGACTGATGAGCAGACCTAAATGACTGGACCAATCATTTGCAATACTTACAGCTTCATAGCTACATGACAGACCACACCTGGtcaagtattttttcttttaataaagctCAATCGTATCTACGCTGGTAATTTGAACCAAAAAAACGGATGCTAGCATACCGACTGAGCTCTGCTAATGTGGAGTCCACTAGGCATCGATGTCTGCAATATTCATATGATTCAGTGAAAATGCTGCCGGACGTCTGGAGACGCTGCTTCAACTATTCCAGtttgttgatgcatttaaaCTTGGCCTGTTCATTCAAGCTGGTCTCGGCAAATGTCAGATTTAGAACAAACACTGTAATTACTGCTGATatactaaaatataaagtttgctTCATCTCtgttcattgttttttgttttgcaaatattaCTCTagagatttaaaattttcaattttgtgccaaataaaacaaaattaaaaggttattttattAAGTGCCAGTGTCTCCATTGGAACCGTAGCTGCTGTGGGTGATGCCAGAGGAATTTCAAACCATTCCAGACCAACTGGTCAGCCAAGGTTAAATcattcaaacatttcaaaatgatttaCATATCTAACCGTTTTGAAAAACAGAGACTTAGATTTTAAACTTGACATATTTTGTATTGTATTTCAGGGCACCAATGGTCTCTCAGGCTGTAGTTATTCATAGCCTACTTCTTCAAAATGTCCAATGCTCACAAAGTCCAAAGAGATCAGAAGATATGAAGGGACAAAGTGGTAGGGAGAGAAGAGGTGGAAGGAATATCCTCCAGTCTTTAACCAGAATCAGCCCAGGAACTGAACAAACAgggcaataaaaaaagaaaaattaaaaaaaggcaaacaaagttgaaaatgtgATAATAAATAGTGATTTTCGTTTCCCGCCTCAGGTCCAGTTGTTATAATTCATCTTCTACATGGTTTCCATGTGCAGCACTCTCTGC
This region of Xiphophorus hellerii strain 12219 chromosome 11, Xiphophorus_hellerii-4.1, whole genome shotgun sequence genomic DNA includes:
- the h2ax1 gene encoding H2A.X variant histone family member 1; amino-acid sequence: MSGRGKTGGKARAKAKSRSSRAGLQFPVGRVHRLLRKGNYAERVGAGAPVYLAAVLEYLTAEILELAGNAARDNKKTRIIPRHLQLAVRNDEELNKLLGGVTIAQGGVLPNIQAVLLPKKTEKPAKSK